Proteins encoded in a region of the Clostridium beijerinckii genome:
- a CDS encoding macrolide family glycosyltransferase → MSKALFVNMLGHGHVNPTIGIVRELINRGEDVTYIAGEEFRDKIEKTGAKFIGHKNLFDLSSLITSSLNLETNEKLLNALNTFKEIIEEIFKLDEKFDYIIYDSSFILGEEVGRVLNIPTISSSSIFAINEKIIKSLLDLPISQEFKLKMEGAKPKIKEILSSHNYVDFVNELQEKYNIKFPSIIERSGKKGMLNIVYTSKYFQPYSESFDESYKFIGSSVIDRKESIDFDLSNNEDKKVIYISLGTIFNNSIEFYECCFKAFCNMNVKVIMSVGRKIDISIFKNIPSNFIVRNYVPQLEVLKYADVFITHGGMNSTNEGLYFNIPLILIPQSVDQPFVANRVAELGAGIVIEKNRITPEALNKCVAEILSDDNFKLNSEKIGESLREAGGYKVGVDEIIKLKNSMK, encoded by the coding sequence ATGTCAAAAGCTTTATTTGTAAATATGTTAGGTCACGGACATGTTAATCCAACTATAGGAATAGTTAGGGAACTCATAAATAGAGGAGAAGATGTTACATATATAGCAGGAGAAGAGTTTAGAGATAAAATAGAAAAAACAGGTGCCAAGTTTATTGGGCATAAAAACTTATTTGATTTATCTAGTTTAATTACCAGTAGTTTAAATTTAGAAACTAATGAAAAACTATTGAATGCCCTTAATACTTTTAAAGAAATAATCGAAGAGATCTTCAAATTAGATGAAAAATTTGATTATATTATTTACGATTCTTCGTTTATATTAGGTGAAGAAGTTGGAAGAGTATTAAATATACCAACAATTTCTTCTAGTAGCATTTTTGCAATAAATGAAAAAATAATAAAAAGTTTGTTAGATCTACCAATCTCACAAGAATTTAAGTTAAAGATGGAAGGAGCTAAGCCAAAGATTAAAGAAATTCTAAGCAGTCATAATTATGTGGACTTTGTCAATGAATTACAAGAGAAGTATAATATAAAGTTTCCTAGTATTATAGAGAGATCTGGAAAGAAAGGAATGCTTAATATTGTATATACATCTAAGTACTTTCAACCATATAGCGAAAGTTTTGATGAAAGTTATAAATTTATTGGGTCATCAGTAATAGATAGAAAAGAAAGTATCGACTTTGATTTATCAAATAATGAGGATAAGAAGGTAATTTATATATCGCTAGGAACTATATTCAATAATTCTATTGAATTCTATGAGTGTTGCTTTAAAGCTTTTTGCAATATGAATGTAAAAGTTATTATGTCTGTAGGCAGAAAAATTGATATAAGCATATTTAAAAATATCCCATCAAACTTTATAGTTCGTAACTATGTACCACAATTAGAGGTATTAAAATATGCAGATGTATTTATCACTCATGGTGGCATGAATAGTACAAATGAAGGTTTATACTTTAACATACCATTAATTTTAATACCTCAATCGGTTGATCAACCTTTTGTGGCTAATAGGGTTGCTGAGCTTGGCGCAGGGATTGTGATAGAAAAAAATAGAATTACGCCGGAAGCACTAAATAAATGTGTAGCTGAGATACTATCAGATGATAACTTTAAGCTTAACAGTGAGAAGATAGGTGAATCCTTAAGGGAAGCAGGAGGATATAAAGTTGGAGTTGATGAAATAATAAAGCTAAAAAATTCTATGAAATAA
- a CDS encoding methyl-accepting chemotaxis protein, with translation MINNLKVKQKIFLFSWIMILLIIFMGGVGYYYNLQSNYNVTSMYKDRLLPVQWLNDNRNQSRAIEADTYNIILNIKDTEEQNKKLNDIKDRVKAYDNNWQAYKETELDQYELEIIPLVENDLKEYRAARDEIIKLAMDGKQEEALERYKSITGKVDEFQKNLKALAIYSTDKAQEINIQNNNSFSYSRKIFMMLGFLAVVIATTLSVIISKTIANPLKLSVECIRVLAKRDFTVSVPELLLKRKDEMGDLANSIFLMKNDISILVKEIMERSQDMNASSQELSATVEELTTTVGSIDASIRNISNDIQETSASSEEISASIQEVDSNINLLSGKAMEGSNNASKSKERATEVQGQGKVSLEEARRLYEEKREKGVKAIESGKVVEDIKAMADTIADISEQTNLLALNAAIEAARAGDHGKGFAVVAEEVRKLAEEASRAVTVIKDTIVKVQAAFRNLSDSNIEVLDFIKEDVNSKFEDMKNMGNQYYDDAEFVANMSEEIASMSEELTATIHEITNAVQNTAEIAQKSSENAETIKDSVSETTIEIEQLAKAAQQQALLAEKLNEVVNKFKI, from the coding sequence ATGATTAATAATTTAAAAGTTAAACAGAAGATTTTCTTATTTTCGTGGATAATGATTTTATTGATTATCTTTATGGGGGGAGTTGGATATTATTATAATTTGCAATCAAATTACAATGTAACATCCATGTATAAAGATAGATTGCTTCCGGTACAGTGGTTAAATGATAATAGAAACCAATCAAGAGCAATAGAAGCAGATACATATAATATTATTTTGAATATAAAAGATACTGAAGAACAAAATAAGAAATTAAATGATATTAAAGATAGAGTAAAGGCATACGATAACAACTGGCAGGCGTATAAAGAAACTGAGCTTGACCAATATGAATTAGAAATTATACCATTAGTTGAGAACGATCTTAAAGAATATAGAGCAGCAAGAGATGAAATTATAAAATTAGCTATGGATGGGAAGCAAGAAGAGGCTTTAGAAAGGTATAAATCAATAACTGGGAAAGTAGATGAATTTCAAAAAAACTTAAAGGCTTTGGCGATATATAGTACTGATAAAGCACAAGAAATAAATATTCAAAATAACAATAGTTTTAGTTATTCTAGAAAGATTTTTATGATGTTAGGTTTTTTGGCAGTAGTGATAGCAACTACTTTATCAGTTATTATATCTAAAACAATTGCTAACCCATTGAAATTATCAGTAGAGTGCATTAGAGTTTTAGCTAAGAGAGATTTTACAGTATCGGTTCCTGAACTTCTTTTAAAGCGAAAAGATGAAATGGGAGATCTAGCTAATTCAATATTTTTAATGAAAAATGATATTAGCATTTTAGTAAAGGAGATAATGGAAAGATCACAAGATATGAATGCTTCTAGCCAGGAACTTTCTGCTACTGTAGAGGAATTAACAACAACTGTAGGGAGCATAGACGCATCAATTAGAAATATATCAAATGATATACAAGAAACAAGTGCATCATCAGAAGAAATAAGTGCATCTATTCAGGAAGTGGATTCTAATATTAATTTACTATCAGGTAAAGCAATGGAAGGAAGCAATAATGCAAGTAAATCCAAAGAAAGAGCTACAGAAGTGCAAGGTCAAGGTAAAGTGTCATTAGAGGAAGCAAGAAGATTATATGAAGAAAAGAGAGAAAAAGGGGTTAAAGCAATTGAATCTGGGAAGGTTGTAGAAGATATAAAAGCGATGGCAGATACTATAGCTGATATATCAGAGCAAACAAACTTACTTGCTCTTAATGCTGCAATTGAAGCAGCAAGAGCAGGAGATCATGGAAAAGGTTTTGCAGTAGTAGCAGAAGAAGTTAGGAAGTTAGCGGAAGAGGCATCTCGGGCCGTTACCGTTATAAAAGATACAATAGTAAAAGTACAAGCTGCGTTTAGAAATCTTTCTGATAGTAACATAGAAGTATTAGATTTTATAAAAGAAGATGTAAATTCTAAATTTGAGGATATGAAGAATATGGGGAATCAATATTATGATGATGCAGAATTTGTAGCAAATATGTCAGAGGAAATAGCTTCCATGTCAGAGGAACTTACAGCAACAATTCATGAAATAACTAATGCAGTACAAAATACAGCTGAAATTGCACAGAAATCATCTGAAAACGCTGAAACAATAAAAGATAGTGTAAGCGAAACAACAATTGAGATAGAGCAGCTAGCGAAAGCTGCGCAACAGCAGGCTCTGCTAGCAGAAAAGTTAAATGAAGTGGTGAACAAATTTAAGATATAA
- a CDS encoding glycosyltransferase family 2 protein — protein MNDKIVYSVIVPLYNEELVINQSYKRLKEVMDSTNESYEIVFVNDGSKDRTREIAEEICSRDENIKLINFSRNFGHQAAITAGMDLALGDAIIVIDADLQDPPEVMLKMIEKWKEGYEVVYGKRLKREGETFFKKFTARVYYRLLRSMTTVDVPVDAGDFRLIDRKVCNTLIALPERNRYVRGLVSWVGYKQTYVEFIRQERFAGETKYPLKKMFKLACDGITALSYKPLIIAGHFGVLALLVGMILMFVDIMKAILNKSSVLNFTMIIGINMMMFGVVLGCIGIMGQYIGRIFDESKGRPIYIISSTTNYNRSSKKYNIINLEKKTL, from the coding sequence ATGAATGATAAAATAGTTTATTCTGTTATAGTACCTTTATATAATGAGGAACTTGTTATAAATCAAAGTTATAAAAGACTCAAAGAGGTTATGGATTCTACAAATGAAAGTTATGAAATTGTATTTGTGAATGATGGAAGTAAAGATAGAACAAGAGAAATAGCAGAAGAAATATGTAGCAGAGATGAGAATATAAAACTCATTAATTTTTCAAGAAATTTTGGTCACCAAGCTGCTATAACTGCAGGTATGGATCTAGCATTAGGAGATGCAATTATTGTAATAGATGCTGATCTCCAAGATCCACCAGAAGTAATGCTTAAAATGATTGAAAAATGGAAAGAAGGCTATGAAGTTGTCTATGGAAAGAGATTAAAGAGAGAAGGGGAAACCTTTTTTAAAAAATTTACGGCAAGAGTTTATTATAGATTATTAAGAAGTATGACAACAGTTGACGTTCCAGTAGATGCAGGAGATTTCAGACTTATAGATAGGAAGGTGTGTAATACACTAATAGCTTTGCCTGAAAGGAATAGATATGTAAGAGGACTCGTGAGTTGGGTTGGCTATAAGCAAACCTATGTTGAATTTATAAGACAGGAAAGATTTGCAGGAGAAACTAAATATCCTTTAAAAAAGATGTTTAAGTTGGCATGTGATGGTATAACAGCATTATCATATAAACCACTTATTATTGCAGGTCATTTTGGGGTTCTAGCTTTGCTGGTTGGAATGATTTTAATGTTTGTTGATATTATGAAAGCTATACTTAATAAAAGCAGCGTACTGAATTTTACTATGATTATAGGAATTAACATGATGATGTTTGGAGTAGTTTTAGGTTGTATTGGGATAATGGGTCAGTATATTGGAAGAATATTTGATGAAAGTAAAGGTAGGCCAATTTATATAATTTCTAGTACAACAAATTATAATAGATCAAGTAAAAAATATAATATTATTAATCTAGAGAAAAAGACTTTATAG
- a CDS encoding iron-containing alcohol dehydrogenase has protein sequence MARFTLPRDLYHGEGALEVLKTLKGKKAFVVVGGGSMKRFGFLKQVEDYLTEAGMEVELFEGVEPDPSVETVMKGAEAMRNFEPDWIIAMGGGSPIDAAKAMWIFYEYPEFTFEQAVVPFGLPELRQKAKFVAIPSTSGTATEVTAFSVITNYTEKIKYPLADFNITPDIAIVDPVLAQTMPKTLTAHTGMDALTHAIEAYTASLRSNFSDPLAIKALQMVQENLIKSFEGDKEARNLMHEAQCLAGMAFSNALLGIVHSMAHKVGAVFHIPHGCANAIFLPYVIQYNRIKCEDRYADIARALKLEGNTDAELTDSLIGMINKMNDDLSIPHSMKEYGVTEDDFKANLSFIAHNAVLDACTGSNPREIDDATMEKLFECTYYGTKVEL, from the coding sequence ATGGCACGTTTTACTTTACCTAGGGACTTATATCATGGAGAAGGGGCGCTTGAAGTACTTAAAACTTTAAAAGGCAAAAAAGCTTTTGTAGTTGTTGGTGGAGGATCAATGAAAAGATTTGGTTTTCTTAAACAAGTTGAAGATTATTTAACAGAAGCAGGAATGGAAGTAGAACTATTTGAAGGAGTAGAACCAGATCCATCAGTAGAAACAGTAATGAAGGGTGCCGAAGCAATGAGAAACTTCGAGCCTGATTGGATAATTGCTATGGGTGGAGGATCACCAATAGATGCTGCAAAAGCTATGTGGATATTTTATGAATACCCAGAATTTACTTTTGAACAAGCGGTTGTTCCATTTGGTTTACCAGAGCTTAGACAAAAAGCTAAATTTGTAGCTATTCCATCAACAAGTGGTACAGCTACAGAAGTTACAGCATTTTCAGTTATAACAAATTACACAGAAAAGATTAAGTATCCTTTAGCTGATTTTAACATAACTCCAGATATAGCAATAGTTGATCCAGTATTAGCTCAAACTATGCCAAAAACATTAACAGCTCATACTGGAATGGATGCACTAACTCATGCTATAGAAGCATATACTGCATCGCTTAGATCAAATTTTTCTGATCCTTTAGCAATTAAAGCATTGCAAATGGTACAAGAAAATTTAATCAAGTCTTTTGAAGGAGACAAGGAAGCTAGAAACTTAATGCATGAAGCTCAATGTTTAGCAGGAATGGCATTTTCTAATGCATTACTTGGAATAGTTCATTCAATGGCTCACAAGGTTGGTGCTGTATTCCATATTCCTCATGGATGTGCGAATGCTATATTCTTACCATATGTAATTCAATATAATAGAATAAAATGTGAAGATAGATATGCTGATATTGCCAGAGCATTAAAATTAGAAGGAAATACAGATGCAGAATTAACTGATTCATTAATTGGAATGATTAATAAAATGAATGATGACTTGAGTATTCCTCATTCAATGAAAGAATATGGGGTTACAGAGGACGATTTTAAAGCAAATCTTTCATTCATTGCCCATAATGCAGTGTTAGATGCGTGCACAGGATCAAATCCTAGAGAAATAGATGATGCTACAATGGAAAAATTATTTGAATGCACATATTATGGAACAAAGGTTGAACTATAA
- a CDS encoding glycosyltransferase family 39 protein: MKKLKLTKENISISLILILSAVLNFANIGIEGYGNSYYAAGVKSMTLNLKNFFFVSFDPGSFVTIDKPPMGFWIQALFAKILGFNGWSILLPQALAGVISVYLIYFIVKKSFGSVAGLISGVCLSVTPVFVAASRNNTIDNLLVLTLLFACLALTLAAEKGKAKYLYLSLTLVGIGFNIKMLEAYMIGPAIYITYLLSSSIRLKKRIVHIFIGTFILLSVSLSWAFIVDLVPAQNRPYIGSSTDNSVMELIVGHNGLERLGIGSKSNKGFNASNNKKDDRQIQNNTEVSNDQNQQMNKENYNGSTNRMVSGAENRDGQGGGSLQKAPNEGIPDGGPGGQGGLQGTFGGQTKAGIARLFSKNSLSDQIVWFLPLALLGFVAGAIKEKLRLKLDNKRKISLALWILWLVPEFIYFSYTTGLFHPYYLTMMAPPAAALAGIGIVTMWKLYNEKKWTSWLLPISLIIEGFVNMMMLSYFSNNLSDSIRKIILIALLLCFLTSSILAILNLLSFIRRKNNTNLSDNKDMHLKKILLGISMVSILTVPFIGSSAAITHSVNSTIPTAGLELLSNGERGGASFGKERSDNGKNSKLLDFLKSNITTEKYSLVVPSSQSADSIIIQTGEPVMALGGFSGSDKILSLDEFKEMVKNGEVRYVLTGGMGRGESSEILKWVAENGTLVPESQYKDVVSGNEPNIKDSNDIKNKSKDDNQNINSVRQNMGAPGGNNSEQLYDLKDEANILK, encoded by the coding sequence TTGAAGAAACTAAAATTAACTAAAGAGAATATAAGTATATCTTTAATTTTAATATTATCTGCAGTATTGAATTTTGCTAATATAGGGATTGAAGGATATGGCAATAGTTATTATGCTGCTGGAGTAAAGAGTATGACTTTGAATCTTAAAAATTTCTTCTTTGTATCCTTCGATCCAGGGAGTTTTGTTACAATTGATAAACCGCCAATGGGATTCTGGATACAGGCTTTATTTGCTAAGATACTTGGATTTAACGGATGGAGTATATTATTACCACAAGCATTAGCTGGAGTAATTTCAGTTTATCTCATATATTTTATAGTGAAAAAATCTTTTGGAAGTGTTGCTGGACTTATTTCAGGAGTATGTCTTTCAGTAACTCCAGTTTTTGTAGCAGCAAGTAGAAACAATACAATAGATAACTTGCTTGTTTTAACACTGCTCTTTGCCTGTTTGGCTCTTACACTAGCTGCTGAAAAAGGAAAGGCTAAATATCTTTATCTAAGTTTAACACTTGTTGGAATTGGTTTTAATATAAAAATGCTGGAAGCATATATGATTGGACCAGCAATTTATATAACATATCTTCTTTCTTCATCTATAAGATTAAAAAAGAGAATAGTTCATATTTTTATAGGCACATTTATTCTTCTGTCAGTATCATTATCTTGGGCTTTTATTGTAGATTTAGTCCCAGCACAAAATAGACCTTATATTGGTAGTAGTACAGATAATAGTGTTATGGAACTTATAGTTGGTCACAACGGATTAGAAAGACTTGGAATTGGCAGTAAATCAAATAAAGGATTTAATGCTAGCAACAATAAAAAAGATGATAGACAAATTCAAAATAATACTGAAGTAAGTAATGATCAGAATCAACAAATGAATAAAGAAAATTATAATGGAAGCACTAATAGAATGGTAAGTGGAGCAGAAAACAGAGATGGACAAGGTGGCGGAAGTCTGCAGAAAGCACCTAATGAAGGAATTCCAGATGGAGGTCCAGGAGGACAAGGTGGACTTCAAGGCACCTTTGGAGGACAGACAAAAGCAGGAATAGCAAGATTATTTTCTAAAAATAGTTTATCTGATCAAATAGTATGGTTTTTACCACTTGCGTTGTTAGGTTTTGTAGCTGGTGCTATAAAAGAAAAACTAAGATTAAAGTTAGATAATAAAAGAAAAATATCACTAGCATTATGGATTTTATGGTTGGTACCTGAATTCATATATTTCAGTTACACAACAGGTTTATTCCATCCATATTATTTAACAATGATGGCACCTCCGGCTGCAGCATTAGCTGGAATCGGAATAGTAACAATGTGGAAACTTTATAATGAAAAAAAATGGACGTCATGGTTATTACCGATATCATTAATTATAGAAGGTTTTGTTAATATGATGATGTTATCTTATTTTTCAAATAATCTATCAGATAGTATAAGAAAAATAATTTTAATAGCCTTGTTATTATGTTTTTTAACTTCATCAATATTAGCAATATTAAATTTATTGAGCTTTATTAGAAGAAAAAATAATACTAATTTAAGTGATAATAAGGACATGCATTTGAAAAAGATATTGCTAGGAATTTCTATGGTTAGTATTTTAACTGTACCATTTATTGGATCAAGTGCAGCAATTACTCATAGTGTAAATAGTACTATTCCTACTGCTGGATTGGAACTTCTTTCAAACGGCGAAAGAGGTGGAGCAAGTTTTGGCAAGGAAAGAAGTGACAATGGTAAAAATTCGAAGTTACTTGATTTCTTAAAAAGTAATATAACAACTGAAAAATATTCACTTGTTGTACCATCATCACAAAGCGCTGATAGTATAATAATCCAAACTGGTGAACCAGTAATGGCACTTGGTGGATTTTCAGGATCTGATAAGATTCTTTCTTTAGATGAATTTAAAGAGATGGTTAAGAATGGAGAAGTAAGATATGTACTCACTGGTGGCATGGGCAGAGGCGAAAGTAGTGAAATTCTAAAATGGGTTGCTGAAAATGGAACATTAGTTCCGGAAAGTCAATATAAGGATGTGGTATCAGGCAATGAACCAAATATTAAAGACAGTAACGATATAAAAAATAAGTCAAAAGATGATAATCAGAATATAAATTCAGTAAGGCAGAATATGGGAGCACCAGGAGGAAATAATTCGGAACAATTATATGATTTAAAGGATGAAGCAAATATTTTAAAATAA
- a CDS encoding glycosyltransferase family 39 protein — MNEVNFKKYIFRIGLIFILLVSMFSSIYAVRNYKSINIMEQSGGLKKILNIRDGENLPDNIPSLNNSGSNLENNKIKSDNSQYGPNGIVPQNADSIEKGMNDKSQQYGSVGINGGRDTQFGSNSKQRGNNKNAKQGEANGNIQRGGVDDRYLLSITIYSLLFLIGSCSAYCLIKRKNIKFNYKDEKFIIIILIFTGIFLRIAASTLVNGHNDINLFKSWAETAANGFSQFYANARQADYPPVYIYILGCIGKIANIQVFNSYYILLLKIPSIIADVATAYFIYRIGKRFLNTVTSIFLATFYIFNPAIFIDSTFWGQVDSLFTLLIVISIYLLYEKKYAFSSVMFALSVLMKPQGIIFLPVLFFELVRQRKIRNFIYAAVSAVSTIIVIIIPFSVNEQSPIWIFNLYLKTISEYPYASVNAFNFFGLVGANYKNDNTTLFIFSYHTIGIMFIILTTLIGWILYIKGNDRKYISAISLLQIAGVFTFSVGMHERYLFPAVALSILAFIYSKDRRFFIMAIGFSITSYINISTVFFKTNTSVFEVLLKVTSLFNVILVLYLVKVIIDNTVKKFSLKIDNKESELL; from the coding sequence ATGAATGAAGTAAACTTTAAGAAATATATATTTAGAATAGGTTTGATTTTTATATTATTAGTATCAATGTTTTCTAGTATTTATGCGGTAAGAAACTATAAAAGTATTAATATTATGGAACAAAGTGGTGGATTAAAAAAAATATTAAATATAAGAGATGGCGAAAATTTACCAGATAATATACCTTCATTAAACAATAGCGGATCTAATTTAGAAAATAATAAGATTAAAAGTGATAATAGTCAATATGGTCCAAATGGAATAGTTCCACAAAATGCTGATTCTATTGAGAAAGGAATGAATGATAAATCACAGCAATATGGAAGTGTAGGGATAAATGGAGGTCGTGATACTCAATTTGGATCTAATAGTAAACAAAGAGGAAACAATAAAAATGCTAAGCAAGGGGAGGCAAATGGCAATATTCAAAGAGGGGGAGTGGATGATAGATATCTTTTAAGTATCACTATATATTCATTATTATTTTTAATTGGATCATGTAGCGCTTACTGTTTAATTAAACGAAAAAATATAAAATTTAATTATAAAGATGAAAAATTCATAATAATTATATTAATATTTACAGGAATTTTTCTTAGAATCGCAGCTTCTACACTTGTAAATGGACATAATGATATTAATTTATTTAAAAGTTGGGCAGAAACTGCGGCAAACGGTTTTTCACAATTTTATGCTAATGCTAGACAAGCCGATTATCCACCTGTATATATATACATATTAGGGTGCATAGGAAAAATTGCAAATATACAAGTATTTAATTCGTATTATATATTATTACTTAAAATTCCATCTATAATAGCAGATGTTGCGACAGCTTATTTTATATATAGAATTGGGAAAAGGTTTTTAAATACAGTAACTAGTATTTTTTTAGCTACATTTTATATCTTTAATCCAGCAATTTTTATAGATTCTACATTTTGGGGACAAGTTGATTCTTTATTTACATTACTTATTGTTATTTCGATATATCTGTTATATGAAAAAAAATATGCATTTTCATCAGTAATGTTTGCATTATCTGTACTTATGAAACCACAGGGAATTATATTTCTTCCAGTACTTTTCTTTGAATTAGTTAGACAAAGAAAAATTAGAAATTTTATATATGCTGCAGTTTCAGCGGTATCAACTATAATTGTAATTATAATTCCTTTTTCAGTAAACGAACAAAGTCCAATTTGGATTTTTAATCTTTACTTAAAGACAATATCAGAATATCCATATGCTTCTGTAAATGCGTTTAATTTTTTTGGTTTAGTAGGAGCAAATTATAAAAATGATAATACTACACTTTTTATATTTAGCTATCATACAATTGGAATTATGTTTATAATTCTAACAACTTTAATTGGATGGATTTTATATATAAAAGGGAATGACAGAAAGTATATTTCGGCAATATCCTTACTTCAAATTGCAGGAGTATTTACGTTTTCGGTTGGAATGCACGAAAGATATTTATTTCCAGCGGTAGCATTATCAATTTTAGCATTTATATATTCAAAAGACAGGAGATTTTTTATAATGGCTATTGGATTTAGTATTACTAGCTATATCAACATCTCCACGGTTTTCTTCAAAACAAACACATCAGTTTTTGAGGTTTTATTGAAAGTTACTTCATTATTTAATGTAATATTAGTTTTATATTTAGTAAAAGTTATTATAGATAACACTGTTAAAAAATTTTCTTTAAAGATTGATAATAAGGAGAGTGAATTGTTATGA
- the galU gene encoding UTP--glucose-1-phosphate uridylyltransferase GalU translates to MNVRKAVIPAAGLGTRFLPATKAQPKEMLPIVDKPTIQYIVEEAVESGIEEILIITGRNKRAIEDHFDKSVELEDELENSKKDELLKMVQSISNMVDIYYTRQKEPKGLGDAISHAKNFVGNEPFAVMLGDDIVDNEIPCLKQLINCYDKYKTSVLGVQEIAECNIPKYGIIKGIEIEDGLYKVSDMVEKPKIEEAPSNIAILGRYIITPDIFDILESTKPGKSGEIQLTDALKELTRQEAVYAYCFEGKRYDVGDKLGYLQANIEFTLKRDDLKDDFITYLSDLRDRSVNLDLIH, encoded by the coding sequence ATGAACGTAAGAAAAGCTGTAATACCTGCAGCTGGCCTTGGAACTAGGTTTTTGCCAGCAACTAAAGCCCAGCCAAAAGAAATGTTACCTATAGTAGATAAACCTACTATCCAATATATCGTAGAAGAAGCAGTTGAATCTGGGATTGAAGAAATACTTATAATAACAGGGAGAAATAAACGGGCTATAGAAGATCATTTTGATAAATCTGTAGAGCTTGAAGATGAGCTTGAGAATAGTAAAAAAGACGAGTTGCTTAAGATGGTACAAAGTATATCCAATATGGTGGATATTTACTATACACGCCAAAAAGAACCTAAAGGACTTGGAGATGCAATAAGTCATGCCAAAAATTTTGTGGGAAATGAACCTTTTGCAGTAATGCTTGGTGATGATATTGTTGATAATGAAATCCCATGTCTAAAACAATTAATAAATTGCTACGATAAGTATAAGACTTCAGTATTAGGCGTTCAAGAAATTGCTGAATGCAATATACCGAAATATGGAATAATAAAAGGTATAGAAATTGAAGATGGACTTTATAAGGTTAGTGATATGGTGGAAAAGCCTAAAATTGAAGAGGCACCATCTAACATAGCTATTTTGGGTAGATATATAATAACTCCAGATATATTTGACATACTTGAAAGTACTAAACCAGGAAAATCAGGAGAAATTCAATTGACAGATGCGCTAAAAGAATTAACAAGACAAGAAGCAGTATATGCTTATTGCTTTGAAGGAAAAAGGTATGATGTTGGTGATAAGCTAGGATACCTTCAAGCTAATATAGAATTTACTTTAAAGCGTGATGATTTAAAGGATGATTTTATAACGTACTTGTCAGATTTAAGAGATAGAAGTGTTAATCTAGATTTGATTCATTAA